Within Thermodesulfobacteriota bacterium, the genomic segment ACCGTGGGCAGCGACGTGCTGGACGCCCTGGAGGTCCCGGCCGAGTCCCTGCGCCGCCGCAAGCCCGTGCTCGTGAAGGCCTGGAAGGTGGAGCGCCTCGAGCTCGCCCTGGCCGATCGCCCCGAACCCCTAGCCTACGAAAAGGCCGAGGGCGTCTGGGCCCGGGGCGGCTCCCTCGTGGAGGGCGAGGAGTTTGCCGCCCTCCAGGACTACCTGCGGGTGCTGGAGAGCGCCGCCGCCGCCGAGGTGATCGACGGCGTGCCCGAGGGGGCCCCAGCCGAGTACGGCCTGGCCGCCCCCCTCCTCTCCGCGCGCGTCGTCGGCGAGGACGGCGCCGAACAGGGCTTCACGCTCGGGGAGCTGGGAGGCGAGCTCTACGCCCGCGCCGGCGGTTCCGGCCCGGTGTACCGCATGCCCGAGGAATACCTGGAGGGCGCCCGCGGCCTGTTCGACGCTGCCCGCCCCGCCCAAGCCTCTCCCGCCCCGGACGAGTAGCGCGCGCTCCCGTCTACGCTGCCTCCCTCTTCTGTGCGATCCCGGGTTCGGGTTGACCGGGCCTCGGGCAGCTGCCTACAGTGTGGGCCGGTGGAGAAGGGCGGGCGGCGCCAAGCCCAGATCCTTCATCGTCGCGGAAGAGAGGGCGCCCTGCGGGGACCAGCCCCGCTCGTCGTAGTAGTCGGCCACCAGACCCTCGAAGAAGGCCTCCCCGAGAGGCGGGCGGTCCGAACCCTGGACCTGTAGGGCTTCCCGCACGAACTTGGCTGGGGGCCGATCGTCGGCTCGGGTGGCGCCTTCCCGGGCATTAAAGGCCCGCTTGGCGTTGAGCCCCCGTTCGCCACCCTGAAGGATCTGCGCCGGCGTGATCTCCAGGCCGGTCAAGGTGCGGTACAGCTCGGCCCACAAGGGCATGTCGAATCGCTGGTACATGGCGAAGGTGCAGACGCCCAGGGCGTCCATGGCGAAGCTGAAGTCCTCGACCCACTTGGTGAGCCGGCCCACGCTGTACCCTGCGGGCCCCTGGGTGACGCGCCCGACCGCGTCCGGGGGCGCCCCGATTCGCTCGGCGTACTTCTGGGTGCGGCCGCGCATCTTGTCGGGCGCTCCCCCCATCATGGTGAAACTGACCATGCTCCCGTGGCCGCCCCGCGGGTTCACCATCTGGCTGAAGGCGTCGCAGGAGAGGACCGCCCGCGGATCGAGCATGACCCCCATCCCCTTGACCTCGACCGCGTGCGGGGCGAATTGCGGCCCGAGAACCTGGAGCACGCCTCGGATGCCCTGCGCAAAGGCTTCCCCGAAACCGTCTCGCCGCACCATCTTGTCGAGCATTCGGGCGGCAGCCTCCGCCGAACCCCACCGAAAGTCGATGCCGTCCGTCTGCTGGGAGCTGACGAGCCCCTTTTCCTGAAGCTCTGCCACCAGGGCGAACATGTCGGCGAACTCGTACCAGTCGATTCCCATCCGGTTGCAGGTGCGGCCCAGGGAGAGAATGTCTTCCCAGCCGCGGATGTCGCAGTAGCTGCCCAGGCTCTGTACGACCGAGTTGACGCAGCCGATGGCCATGGAGTCTCCGGAGTGCCTTCCGACCCGGGGCTTGATGTGGTGCTTGCAGCCCACGGGGCAGCTCATGCAGGCCACGTCCCCCTGCTTGAAATCCTGCAAGAAGGCCTCGACCGAAAAGCCCGCCTGCGTGGAATCAGGAGCGGTTCCCTGGTAGTTCCGGCCCGGGATGAGGCCCAACTTGGTCATGCCTTCCAGGCTGATGAGGGTGCCCATCCTGCGCCAATCGGCCAGGCCCGGCTGCGCCCGAAACTGCTCGTAGG encodes:
- a CDS encoding aldehyde ferredoxin oxidoreductase C-terminal domain-containing protein, whose product is MAQGGYLGKMLHVDVGSGAARSEALPRDWLRDYLGGGCANARLALDLIPRGTPPLSPANSLIFGSGPFVGTLIPGAGKSNVTYRSPLTGLLGSSGGGHLGMLRMAGFDHLAVTGCSQGPVYLRIEDDDVQLRDASGLWGMDTYDTAEALWDREGGDCMVMAIGPAGENLLAAAGIVVDKCTAYARGGSGAVMGSKKLKAIVVRGTGSIPVADATRFSSVLRTAYEQFRAQPGLADWRRMGTLISLEGMTKLGLIPGRNYQGTAPDSTQAGFSVEAFLQDFKQGDVACMSCPVGCKHHIKPRVGRHSGDSMAIGCVNSVVQSLGSYCDIRGWEDILSLGRTCNRMGIDWYEFADMFALVAELQEKGLVSSQQTDGIDFRWGSAEAAARMLDKMVRRDGFGEAFAQGIRGVLQVLGPQFAPHAVEVKGMGVMLDPRAVLSCDAFSQMVNPRGGHGSMVSFTMMGGAPDKMRGRTQKYAERIGAPPDAVGRVTQGPAGYSVGRLTKWVEDFSFAMDALGVCTFAMYQRFDMPLWAELYRTLTGLEITPAQILQGGERGLNAKRAFNAREGATRADDRPPAKFVREALQVQGSDRPPLGEAFFEGLVADYYDERGWSPQGALSSATMKDLGLAPPALLHRPTL